The Gammaproteobacteria bacterium sequence GAATCTACCCGCCGAGGGTAGAGTATCGTGTCTCTGACAAAGAACGATGTAAACCGTTAGCAACTTCTCAGATTCAGGGGCCTGCCCATGAAAAAATCCCATGTCATCCTCCGTCCCAACGAGGTATTGAGTTACATACGCGAAACCGCAGAGATCCTACGCACCCTTGGTCAGGAAGTTGACCGAAGATTTCTTGAAAGCTCTGCGGAAATGGATCGCCGGTTTCAAGAAACCGACCGAAAGTTTCAAGAAACTGACCGAAAGTTTCAAGACACTGACCGAAAGTTTCAGGAAACCGACCGAAAGTTTCAAGACACTGATCGAAAGTTTCAAGAAACTGATGCGAAGATTAAACAAGTAAACGTGCAAATAGGAAATCTTGGCAATCGCCTTGGGGAATTCGTCGAAGAGATGGTACTACCCAGTGCGTTACGCGTTTTGCAAGGGCGTGGTATTGAGGTACACGCAATCTACCCACGGGCACGCGCCAAACGTAAAACTGGAGGAACGGAGATCGATCTACTACTAATCAATACGACCGATGCGGTAGCCATAGAAGTTAAAAGTGCCCTTGGTATCGATCACGTAAATGAGCACTTGGAACGGATGGATCGATTCAAGGTGTTGTTTCCTCATCACGCGCATCTGAATGTCCACGGGGCGGTCGCGGGCATGGTAGTCCCGGAGGAAGTCGCTGCCTATGCGGTAAAGTGCGGGTTATTTGTCCTGGTACCCGCAGCAGACACTATGCAACTGTTCAATACCCCGGAGTTTCAACCAAAGACGTGGTAAAAAATTCCATATCGACTGTGATTTATAAGAACATTTCCTCTGTGACCATAACTAAAAGATTGTTTTGGTTACGTGTGAATCTACCCGCCGAGGGTAGAGTATCGTGTCTCTGACAAAGAACGATGTAAACCGTTAGCAACTTCTCAGATTCAGGGGCCTGCCCATGAAAAAATCCCATGTCATCCTCCGTCCCAACGAGGTATTGAGTTACATACGCGAAACCGCAGAGATCCTACGCACCCTTGGTCAGGAAGTTGACCGAAGATTTCTTGAAAGCTCTGCGGAAATGGATCGTCGGTTTGGAGCGGGTGGTGTGGCGGGATGTCCGATGTCTGAACTTTAACTAGATACTCTTCTTGGCAAGCAAGGATGTTGGGATATCACAAGTAAAAGGCCGCCAGGACAAATCATGGCGGCTTTTACGGAGTTGCGAACTAATTTTGTTAGGCACCATTGCGTCGAGCGTCTCGTAATACCAACAACCTCACGGACCCGGTGCGAGCGGTCCAGGGTCAGCGATGTAGGCTAGGAATAAGAGGGTTCGTGGTTCGTCTAAAGTGTGCAGGAGCAAGTAATAGGGCCGATCGACGGTCATAACCGTCGCCCTTAATACGAGAGAACGCCCCACCATTACCGCAGTAGCGGCTGCGACCTCGGTACCATACTCGTCAACGATTAAAGAAGCGGCGTGCAAAACACGGTCAAGCATAACCTTGGTCGTCGTCATTGCCGAAAAATCGGCACTCGAGGTAAATACAAGCCCCGCCCCCAGCACCTCCAACGCCGAACGCAACTCGGCATCAAAGGTCAGCGACAGACGGGGTAGGCTGAGTGTCACCGGCCGTAATAAATTCGGCGGGGACACGCTCAGATGATTGAAAGTGCGTTCGAGGAAGGCAGACGGCATCTCACTATTTCGGGTCGGCAACACTACAGTCAGCCCGAAACGCTCGCCGTCATACGGCAACGTTACGGCCTGATAGTCAGGCATTTCTTGATAGGCCAACGACGCATTGCGCCGAATCATTAACGGAACCATCCGCTGGCTTCCGTCCGAAAGGGTGAAGGGCTGTTCCTTGGTGTCGGCTGGAGCAAAGGGGACCTGCCACGCCCCCTTAAAATGCACCGCGTTGACCAATACCAACGGCGTGGTCGCTGGTAATTCCTCAACGATCTTGCTGATCTTGCCCGAGGTCGCCGTTGCCACCCAATCGTTGATCCGCTTCACTGCCTCCGGCTGTTCAAAGTGCAAAGTCTCAAAGGTAGCGCCGAATGCCTCCCGCTGCTGGGACAAAAACGATTCGGCGAACACCATCCCCTGGCCAGCCCACAGACTGTTGGCAATGGTGGGCACAGAACCTGTCGCACCAGGCGTAGTCAACGTGTCCCGAAGCATTTGGTGGCCGTCGGCAAGCTGCCCGGATGCCATTTCACCCAACCCTAACAGATCCGTCAACGTGCTACGAGTGGCGCCCGCCGCACCTTGTGAGGTCATCGCCAAGGCTGTGGCTAGGCCATAGGGCGAGACCACCACCGAGTGACCAGGCTGGCGGGTGCTGAGTTCCACCAGAAGTCGAACCCCAAACGTCGCCAAACCATCACTGATGGCAGTTACCGAGGCTGGCATCGCGGGTAATTCCTTGGCAGACGCAGCACTCGGCAGCACCCCATTGGCAATTCCAAGGAGTATGGACAAACCTATCATTGAATGAATCCATCGAGTCTTCATATTTCGATTCCCTGGAGAAGTTGAATAATTACGAGAGAGAGGAAAATCGTCAGACGCTGTATAGCGGCCTGGTAAATTTCAATCACCCGCCCCCTCCCCTCTCAATGAGAAGGAGCAGGAAGAGGGCGCTCAAGAATAAAATACTATCAGTGGTCAGTTGACTGAATCAGTAATACCCCCTTCCTCTGGGAGAGGGAGTAAATGGTTACGAAATTTCCAACATTAGATTCAGCGCCTGCCGTGCTTGAACCGCCACCTCTGCCGCTACTTGGATACGGTTGACGATATGTCCGGCGACCAGATTTTCCAAAGTCCAGACCAGGTGCTGAGGGTCGATACGAAACATCGTAGAACACATGCAAATATGCGGTGACATAAAATGGATAGGCTTGTTCTGCGCAAGCCCCTGGTCGCGAAGGCGATTTACCAAATTGAGTTCAGTACCCACTAACCAGCGCGTACCAGGGGCGGAATCGGTAACTGTACGAATAATATACTCCGTCGAACCCACCGCATCAGACTTTTGGCAGACCTCAAAGGAACACTCTGGATGAGAAATAACTTTAGCCTCTGGGAAATGGACTAGAAAGGCATCAATGTGCTCCGGGAGAAACATCTGATGAACAGCGCAGAAACCTTTCCATAGAATGATCCGCGCCTGCTTAATCTCTGCCTCGGTTAATCCACCCATGGGAAGTTTTGGGTCCCACACCACCATTTCTTCCAAGGGGATGCCCATCGTATAACCGGTGTTACGCCCCAAGTGCTGATCCGGAAAGAACAGCACTTTCTGCCGTTGGGTAAATGCCCATTCCAACACTAGACGGGCATTACTGGAAGTGCAAACGATACCCCCGTGACGCCCGCAAAACGCTTTCAGATCCGCAGCAGAATTGATATAGGTCACCGGTGTAATTGTAGTCTCCGGGTCCAGAACCGTGCTCAACTCCTGCCAGGAGCGTTCGACCTTGGAGAGATCAGCCATATCCGCCATCGCACAACCCGCACTAAGGTCTGGCAGAATGGATACCTGTTCTGGGCGCGAGAGGATATCCGCCACCTCGGCCATGAAATGCACTCCACAAAAGATGATGTAACGAGCCTGCGATGCCGCTGCCTGTCGGGAAAGCTTGAGGGAGTCGCCCGAGAAATCTGCGTGGCGAAAAATCTCTTCACGTTGGTAGTGATGCCCAAGAATGACGAGATCCTTACCCAACATATGTTTGGCAGCACGGATGCGCTCTTCGCAGGCAGCATCGTCGAGATTGCGGTAGTGATCGAAAGAAATGGCGGCAGTCATGGCTTTCTTACGCATAAATGGTTAATTGGCATCGGGGGAAATGAATACACTCCCCTGTTCTATAGTTTTCTCAACGGATCGGGTAAAAGATTACATCATCAATCGGTGTGCATAATCCCACTCTCAGTCACAAATTGTGATGACTCATAAATCTGGATTCGATAACATTCTTTCACAAAACGCTAATAAAGCAACCGGACAACAATCCTGACACAGAGAGCAACACCACACTTACGTATGTGTATTCACAAATCCTCAGCGTGGAACCCCCTCAATCCCAAAGGGTCGAGGGGTCCTTGACATAACAGAAACGGTTTAAATGGCCCCACTATATAACTAGTTCAGACGGATGCTCTAGAAAATTAGAAACAAGTTCCTCTTCTTGGAGAAGACACATGAACTGTACCCCAAATATGTTTCCCGTACTCCAACAAATACGAGCAAGTATTTCAGTATTGGATATTCCGATCCTGAATCCAAGCGTTATCGTGTGA is a genomic window containing:
- a CDS encoding hypothetical protein (Evidence 5 : Unknown function) — its product is MKKSHVILRPNEVLSYIRETAEILRTLGQEVDRRFLESSAEMDRRFGAGGVAGCPMSEL
- a CDS encoding hypothetical protein (Evidence 5 : Unknown function), which encodes MGFFHGQAPESEKLLTVYIVLCQRHDTLPSAGRFTRNQNNLLVMVTEEMFL
- a CDS encoding conserved hypothetical protein (Evidence 4 : Unknown function but conserved in other organisms), producing the protein MKKSHVILRPNEVLSYIRETAEILRTLGQEVDRRFLESSAEMDRRFQETDRKFQETDRKFQDTDRKFQETDRKFQDTDRKFQETDAKIKQVNVQIGNLGNRLGEFVEEMVLPSALRVLQGRGIEVHAIYPRARAKRKTGGTEIDLLLINTTDAVAIEVKSALGIDHVNEHLERMDRFKVLFPHHAHLNVHGAVAGMVVPEEVAAYAVKCGLFVLVPAADTMQLFNTPEFQPKTW
- the nadA gene encoding Quinolinate synthase A gives rise to the protein MRKKAMTAAISFDHYRNLDDAACEERIRAAKHMLGKDLVILGHHYQREEIFRHADFSGDSLKLSRQAAASQARYIIFCGVHFMAEVADILSRPEQVSILPDLSAGCAMADMADLSKVERSWQELSTVLDPETTITPVTYINSAADLKAFCGRHGGIVCTSSNARLVLEWAFTQRQKVLFFPDQHLGRNTGYTMGIPLEEMVVWDPKLPMGGLTEAEIKQARIILWKGFCAVHQMFLPEHIDAFLVHFPEAKVISHPECSFEVCQKSDAVGSTEYIIRTVTDSAPGTRWLVGTELNLVNRLRDQGLAQNKPIHFMSPHICMCSTMFRIDPQHLVWTLENLVAGHIVNRIQVAAEVAVQARQALNLMLEIS
- a CDS encoding putative Uncharacterized serpin-like protein TK1782 (Evidence 3 : Putative function from multiple computational evidences), coding for MIGLSILLGIANGVLPSAASAKELPAMPASVTAISDGLATFGVRLLVELSTRQPGHSVVVSPYGLATALAMTSQGAAGATRSTLTDLLGLGEMASGQLADGHQMLRDTLTTPGATGSVPTIANSLWAGQGMVFAESFLSQQREAFGATFETLHFEQPEAVKRINDWVATATSGKISKIVEELPATTPLVLVNAVHFKGAWQVPFAPADTKEQPFTLSDGSQRMVPLMIRRNASLAYQEMPDYQAVTLPYDGERFGLTVVLPTRNSEMPSAFLERTFNHLSVSPPNLLRPVTLSLPRLSLTFDAELRSALEVLGAGLVFTSSADFSAMTTTKVMLDRVLHAASLIVDEYGTEVAAATAVMVGRSLVLRATVMTVDRPYYLLLHTLDEPRTLLFLAYIADPGPLAPGP